Proteins encoded within one genomic window of Ranitomeya variabilis isolate aRanVar5 chromosome 4, aRanVar5.hap1, whole genome shotgun sequence:
- the LOC143764971 gene encoding uncharacterized protein LOC143764971 — translation MNDIRLIIREELQSLGGGPSVNVEKRSRRRSSPKADTSAESGEVDSDVSQSSESSGEQDYVCFPTDGVNNLIKSVRSTMGLTESKEPQTPQELMFAGLSQRKGQVFPVNQAIKDLVKKEWGKRQKGFVPIPCKRRYPFDDEDMDSWAKVPKVDAAVASTSRRSSLPVEDAGSLSDPMDRKSDALLKKSWEACVTAFKPAISATCTSRSMLVWLEQLDQNIRNGVSREKLRASIPLIKGAAAFISDASVDSLRLAARTASLSNTARRALWLKNWKGDAQSRSKLCAIPCQEGHSGSHHLAEREALKNGGTKSSGRRAICSINVPSNQLKNSGNPIPPVGGRLLGFKNQWNKITVNPWALKLISSGLTLDFIRKPPDSFLLTSLKSRLQQEALEIEIKSLLAKRVLIDVPSSQTGLGFYSPLFLITKPDGSYRTIFNLRRLNTFIRPVTFKMESVRSAIKNLFPNCYMVVLDLKDAYYHLPIHQSHQQFLRVAVVIDGQIRHLQYRAMPFGLSMAPRVFTKLLLEVMSFLRLKDTLVIPYLDDLLIVGKNSLQCEQRLEEVAFSLQTLGWIVNWEKSRLQPVTCQRFLGLLLDSVDQICRLPDDKKSSIVGKVSLAIKKRSMSLRNAMSLLGSLSSCIPAVKWGQFHTRQLQKFILQEDIKNKGHLDRTIYLSSEVVHSLTWWLDWGNLSEGVPWVITPTTIVTTDASPEGWGAHFKDQVVQGLWSRSDLSNSSNVKELRAIYYSLLHFLPQLRGSHTRVLSDNTSAVAYLNHQGGTRSENLMKISSDIMTLAESHLLSLSAVHIRGIDNIRADFLSRHTLHQGEWMLSRKIFRLITDRWGVPQIDLFATRSNRQVKTFASLCRLDNPDIFDALQVPWTFDLAYAFPPWNLLPIVIRKIREEGARVLLVAPFWPKRPWFSWLRAMSTTDPWILPQSKDLLSQGPFFHPRVKGMNLTVWNLRGTY, via the exons GAGAGGTGGATTCGGATGTGTCTCAGTCGTCTGAATCATCAGGGGAACAGGATTATGTCTGTTTTCCTACTGACGGTGTCAATAACTTAATAAAGTCAGTGAGAAGTACGATGGGGTTGACTGAGTCAAAAGAACCCCAAACGCCTCAGGAACTTATGTTCGCTGGTCTTTCTCAACGGAAGGGCCAGGTGTTTCCCGTAAATCAGGCCATAAAAGACCTCGTCAAAAAGGAATGGGGCAAACGGCAAAAAGGGTTTGTGCCAATACCCTGTAAGAGACGCTACCCCTTTGATGACGAGGATATGGATTCCTGGGCCAAAGTACCTAAAGTCGATGCAGCAGTAGCATCTACATCTCGCCGTTCCtctttacctgtggaggatgcaggttccttatcCGATCCTATGGATAGGAAATCGGATGCACTCCTTAAaaaatcatgggaggcctgtgttACTGCTTTCAAGCCAGCAATCTCAGCCACGTGTACCAGTaggtctatgctggtttggttagagCAGCTGGACCAAAATATCAGAAATGGGGTTTCTAGAGAAAAATTACGTGCATCAATTCCCTTGATAAAAGGTgctgcggcatttatatccgatgcctccgtggattctctccgcctggcggccagaaCTGCCAGCCTCTCCAATACTGCTCGCCGAGctttatggctaaaaaactggaagggtgatgcccagtctagatccaaattatgtgccataccctgtcagg aagggcattcaggaagccatcatttggcagaaagggaggctttaaagaatggaggaacaaagagttcaggcagaagggcaatttgttcaataaacgtcccttcaaaccagctgaaaaattccgggaaccctattccaccagtgggcggtagacttctAGGATTCAAAAATCAATGGAATAAAATAACTGTTAATCCATGGGCCTTgaaattaatatcctcaggcctcactCTAGACTTTATTCGtaaacctccggattccttcctgctcacctccctaaaatccagactGCAACAGGAGGCACTGGAGATAGAAATTAAGTCCCTTCTTGCCAAACGGGTTTTGATAGACGTCCCGTCATCTCAAACAGGGttggggttctactcccccttgtttctgattactaagcctgacggatcctatagaacCATATTTAATCTGAGAAGACTAAACACGTTCATAAGACCcgtaacatttaaaatggaatctgttcgGTCAGCTATTAAAAATCTGTTcccaaactgttacatggtagtactggatcttaaggatgcgtattaccatcttcctatacaccagtcacaccagcagtttcttcgggtagcagtagtTATAGACGGGCAAATTCGTCATTTACAATAtagggcaatgccctttggcctgtccatggcCCCTAGGGTCTTTACTAAATTGCTGTTGGAGGTAATGTCTTTTCTGCGGTTAAAAGACACTCTGGtcattccatatctggatgacttACTAATTGTTGGAAAAAACTCCTTACAGTGTGAACAAAGGTTGGAGGAGGTGGCGTTTTCCTTACAAACGCTGggctggattgtcaactgggaaaaatccagactccaacccgtcacttgtcagagattcctaggactccttctggattcagtGGACCAAATTTGTCGGTTACCTGATGATAAGAAGTCTTCTATTGTTGGCAAAGTAAGCCTGGCAATCAAAAAACGTAGCATGTCtctgagaaatgccatgtcattACTGGGTTCATTGTCATCttgtatccctgcggttaaatgggggcaattccataccaggcagctCCAGAAATTTATATTGCAGGAGGACATTAAAAATAAAGGACATTTGGACCGAACAATTTATTTATCAtcagaggtagtacactcccttacatggtggttagattggggaaatTTATCAGAGGGGGTACCTTGGGTCATCACCCCTACTACCATAgtaaccacggatgctagtccggaaggctggggagcacattttaaagatcaggtggttcagggcctttggtccagATCAGATTTAtctaattcctctaatgtaaaagaattaagagctatatattactccctactccactttcttccccagctacgaggctctcacacaagggtcctctcggacaacacctcggcagtagcctatttgaatcatcaaggaggtacacggtcagaaaatcttatgaaaATCTCATCGGACATCATGACCTTAGCGgaaagtcatctgttgtccttatcagcagtgcacatcagaggcatagacaatattcgggccgatttcctcagtcgccatacccttcatcaaggggagtggatgctcagcagaaagattttcagattaataacagaccgatggggagtacctcaaatagacctgttcgcaacaaggtccaaccgtcaggtcaaaacttttgcctccctttgcagactggacaacccggacatattcgatgcccttcaggtgccatggacattcgacctggcttatgcattccctccatggaacctattacctatagtaatcagaaaaataagggaggagggagCAAGAGTCCTGTTGgtggccccattctggcccaaaaggccatggttctcatggctcagggcgatgtcaactacagacccttggatcctgcctcagtCCAAGGACCTGTTatctcagggaccgtttttccatcctcgggtaaaaggcatgaatctgactgtatggaatttgagaggcacttactaa